AGtgtaatacattacttttttgagtaatgaccccaaCACCCTTCACCACAAAGAAGGGAAATTcctccaacacaaacacaaacataacaGAAGGAATCAAATCACTGAATGATATCAAAGATGGAATAGGAATCGATAAATTCTTGTCCAGTCTGATCCCTACTCATGATGTCATGATTGATTCATATGATAAACTTTAAATTTCACCTCTAAACTCTTTCAAATCTGTCTTTTCCTCAAGATAATATTGGACAATTACCTTAAATGCAATAGTTTTGTCAATTTTaataatctaaaaaaaacagtgttcAAATATGTAAAAGTGGAGTTTTGGCcaaaaaacagaattaaacCAGCAAGACGTATGCTGGCAGATCGTGTGAAGGTTGAAGTGGGACCCAAAAGAAACAGAACTTGATATCAACTAAGAGTGGGGTGCTTATTAGAAAGTGGGGAGCAACAtacaaatgaaagaacaaccaaACTAAACACTGGGAACAGGAAACCTGAAACCTGGTACTGGGACATGGGCATGGAGTACATTAGCTTGATGCATGACAAACAGATAACCTGACAACAAACAAAGGGAAACTAATACAATATATACACGGAAGGTAACTAGGGAATGTGCAACGGGAAGGAAACACCTGGACCTAATCTTACATAAGGAGACAgcgaggaagcaaaactgaataaaCTAAACGCAGGAAacgggactatcaaaataaaacagcaagtACGAAAAATACGGACACGAGTCCcctttccattagtacctactcggatCGACTCGgctggttttccattacaatctGGTactaccttttttttcttttttctttttataacaatattgttattattgttttcgTTTTCACAAACAATCCATAATTACATAACATAATATAGTGTACAGTtcacagcaataaaaaaaacaaacaaaaaacaaacaaacaaacaaaccaaaaactaaacacaaagatCAGATCtatctaaaaaaaagaaaaaagaaaaaactacaaTACAGTACAATACCTGTGGTCCCAATAGTAATATGCAGCTTGAACACTCAAGAGAATCCTTGTAGCATAATATTAGAGACATCAGGTTCCACACCTTTAAGAATTGGTCTGTTTTTGAGTGTAGTGCACATGTAAGATATTCCAATGGCACTAGATCCAACACTACTCGTTGCCAGCCTTTAATAGTTCGTGCTTTTTCATTAATCCACTGCAGTCGAATATTCTTCCCCGTCACATAGGTGAGAATACAATACAACCTCCTATTATTCTTGGATATTAAACGGCTGGCTGGGGAGGCCCAATATGAGCGACGCAGAGTCCATCTCCAATTCACAGCCCAAAATCTTCTCCATTTCAGAAAACGTATTAGACCAATATCCTTGCAATTTCAAACATGACCAAAAGCAGTGAGTTAGGGTACCAATTTCTGTTTTGCATTTAAGGCACATGGGTGAAAGGGTAGGATTGTATTGATGTCTGCAGTATGTCGATATGTACATTCTGTGTATAATTTTTAACTGTATTGCTTTGGTACGATTACAGACTAAGATTGATTTGGCATaactcctgacatttttccactcttCATCATCAATTATTATACCTAATTCCTTTTCCGATGTGTCTTTAAGCCTATGTGAAATCATTGAGGGTGCGAGATATAAAGCCTTATAAAATATCTTCACAGGAACCtctttatcttttaaaaataataataaaagaaatcctccaTTAATTCCAGTGCATCAACTGGTTGTTCAGATGCATATAATCGGCAGTAAAATTCTTTGAAGGTGTTATTTATGGTTTTACTATCATATACGCGATCACTCTGAGCATCACAAATAGCTGTAATAACTTATGTTTCTGATCTGTTTTTGGTAAGATATGCCAAGTATTTTCCAAgtttgtttccatgttcatAAAATCTTTGTCTAGTAAACTTAAGGTTAATCTCCTCATCTTGCGTAAAAAGGCTATCTAAGGTTGATCTGACTGCAGCTATCACTTGCTGTAAGGCAGGAGTGGGGGAGTCAGCATAAGTCCTTCCTTTTGTTTTAAGCGCAGTCATTAAAAGATTCTGCTTCCTCAATTTCTGCCGCCACTTACTTGTTGAGTAAGAAATAAGAATCCTTCTAGTGTACGCTTTAATAGTTTCCCACCATAGAGCGGAGTCATTTATCGACTGCAGGTTGATGGACAAATAAATATCTAAACTCAGTGTTAAAATTGGATACAAATGTATAATCCCTTAAAATAGTTGTATTAGCTGTATTCTGCTCTATTTACCATACCTTTAAGAGAAAGATCCAGCACCGCATTAGCATGGTCTGAAATTACAATACTACCagtttggtaaatggactgattcttatatagcgcttttctactctcctagAATACAAAGCGCTCTCTACAACACACCAcatacacacccattcacacaagcactatTATCTATGCTTTCTAGCTTTCATTCATCTGATGGATGAGCAAGTCAgggtcagtatcttgcccaaggatattcgGCATGCAAactgggggagccagggatcgaaccaccaaccttctgatcagcaGCTGacttgctctacctcctgagctacagcacTCAGTTTTCACACGATAAGTGCAATGATAGCCCTGATTTTACTAAAAAATTAATCAATCCTAGTATGCCATTTGTGTGGTGCAGAGAAAAACGTATATACTTTATCTAAAGGGTGTTTTATTCTCCATACATCCACAAATCCTAAATCTTCACAGATAGAATTAAGTGCCTTAGCTTGTGGTGAAAGAGGCAGAGGCTAGTGGGGGAACCTGTCAATAAGAGGATTCAGTATTCATTTAAAATCTCCCCCCACTATAGAAATGTCAGAGTGGATCTCTGCAAAGTCTGTAAATACTGTGGTCATAAAATCAGACAGATGGGCGGGGGGGTAGTAAACATTCAATATAGAAATAACCGCACCTAATAATATTCCCTTGACTATAATGTACCTTCCATGCTTGTCCTTAACACACTCTATATATTTGAAAAAGAGAGTTTTTTTCCTCACAAGGATTGCCACCCCTCTACTTCTTGAGGTAAATGAGGAGAAAAATACCTGTCCAACTCCACCTTGCTGTAATTTAAGGTGTTCTACGTCATCTAAATGTGTTTCTTGTAAAAGTACAATATCAACATGTTCTTTTTTCAAAAAAGGTGagtatttttctccttttaataGGATTATGGAGCCCTCTTAGATTCCATGTACACAAATCCGGTAGTACCTAACGTGTTGACATcgtagcagtgtccaagcatccTGCTACATAATTACTATGCGACATGAACTCTACAAAAAAGGTAGCTGTCGAGACAAGTAATAAGTTGCTGCTCGTTCTGTGGCTTTTCATCAGACTTTTCCCCATTGctgggtttcaaaaatggcagTTTCAATTTTTGTGAATAAGAtgctctcatgactcatcaaGTGACACTACTGAACAGCCAATTGGTGGCATGTAGTATGATGACATCACATTTTAGCACCTGCTCAGATCACTTGGAACCCAGGTCaagcaggtactaaaaaagtacctggtgccaggtactatgacctaatggaaaaccctgaaaaccgtGGCGAACTGTGCCGAGTTGATCCGAATAGTTACTAGTGGAAAACGCAAGCTTAACACTGAGACCAGAGGGAGACAGACAGGGAACATGGAACAGGGAGACAATAGTACAAAACAAGAAATGTGAAACACAGGGAAGGCACAGTGAGAGAAAactaaagtaaaactaaaatataacataGTGAGAAAACAATTAAGAGAACCAAAACCACAAAGGACACTAAATCGAGGAATATTAATAAAACCCAAAATGACAGCACTTAAACATCAAAATTACACTTCAGAGATGCCTACTTTACAAGTCTTTTttgataaatggtaaatggtaaatggcctgcatttgtatagcgctttactcagtccctaaggaccccaaagcgctttacactacattcagtcaattcacccattcacgcacatattcacacactggcaatggcaagctacgctgtagccacagctgccctggggcggactgacagaggcgaggctgccggacactggcgccaccgggacTTTACAAGTCTTTTTTGATAAATCTTACTTTTACAAGAAGGAAGAAATTCTAAGAGGTTATCAGAAGTTAATTAAACTTAATTATGGTTAATTGAACTATTTTGCCTTGTCTGTATAAAAAATAcagatattttttatgtttatgaaGGTTCACAATTAATAGTTATAAGAGAAGTTCTACTGTGCACAGAATATGACTGCTGACACCAGCATTTAGGACAACACAGAGTACGATCTAAAGTAGCACTTggctgtttttcatttgtgtcgCTGAAACAGGTTTCTTAAGTCCAGAGCTGTTTGTATACTGAGTTTCTGTTCCCTGTTATGATGCTGGGTAGTGTGTTACTTCACATCAAAGAAGGCTGCTGTCTGAAGTATCAgtattttggtatttttgtgGTGTTATATATCTGTATTTGACCGTATTCTTAGCTTTACTGGGTTATATTAAATCATTTATTGGCACACCATGTCAATATGGATTGAAACCTGTGAGGAATGTTTCCTGAATACTAAGAAGATTTATTCTGAGGGCAAAAATGGGTCCAACCTGGTACTAGCATCATAAAGTGCCTGGTAGGTGTATAAAAGAACACACAGTGTAAAGTTCAAACATGCTGCAGGACaacttatttttttcagctAAAAGCAGAAGTTGTCAAAAGTAAAACATATGACAGAGTCAAAAACAACAGTCAAGAACTTTATATTATATTCATATCTGTGACTTTAACACTTTGTATTTCTCAGAATACCAAAACGTCCAAAAAGCTTTTTCAGGGATCCTGGCTCATTGAgtcagtattttcagttttgcccattttcctgtttcatgttTTGTCATGTTAGCCTCGATCTGTTCCGttccacttcctgtgtgtgattAGTCAGATTCagttcagctgtgttctcaCCTGTCTCTCATCAtctggctgaggaccatggcctcagatttggaggtgctgattctcattcccaccacttcaaatgaagccaacagaaccacctcatctgcaaaaagcagagatgagattctgacaccacccaagtgaaagccttccacCACTTGGCTACACCtaaaaattctgtccataaaaattatcaACAGTCCAAATAAagtccaacaacaaaacacagcttAGGTTCAGATccaggaggccgttcctccaAATCATGCCCTGCCAAGTCTCACTGTCATTGCTCACATGActgttgaagtctcccagtaggataACAGAGTCCCCAGGTGGAGCACCCTCAAATACTCCcccagggactccaagaaggctgggtactctgaaccgTCATTtagcgcataagcgcagatgacagtcaggatcAAATCCCCGACCCAAAGATGCAGGGAACATCAGGAGAAACTGCAAGGTACAGGCAGCAAGCCAAGGGGATACTAAGATACCCACTCAAACTCCAGActgagtccagcccctctccagaaAACTGGTTTCAGAGTCCAAGCTGTGCGTTAAGGTGAGACGGACTACATCTAGCTGGTACCTCTCAACTTCATGTACTAACTCAGgttccttccccaccagagaggtgacattccatgtcccaatAGTTAGTCTAGGTATCCGGGGATCGGTTTGCCCGGGCCTCCTCTCCTGGCCACGGCTAGGCACACATTGCACCCAACCCCCCACGGCTCCACCTGGGGTGGTGGGTCTGCAGGAGGAAgggcccatgtccctttttcgGGCTGTGCCTGGCTAGACCCCATGGACTAATGCCCAGCCACCAGAAACTCGCCCTCAGGCAcactccccgggcctggctccaggacAGGGCCTCGGTAACCCTATCGTGGGCCAGGGCAAACTGTTCCCTTGATCGTGTACTCAtaggggtcttctgaatcgctctttgtctggttcCTCACCCAGGAcgaatttgccatgggagatcCTACCAGAAGGCAAAAGCCCAcggacaacatagcccctgggatccctgagacacacaaacccctccaccacgataaggtagcgattcgcCCAAACAATTGATAGGTGGAATAAGTGCTTTATAACTGTTGGCATGAAACTGTGCAGTGGTGAACCATGAACCAGTGGATCTGCAAACTTCAGAAATCTATTGGATAGCCTGTGAAGATATTAAGTAAGTAAATTAAAACATGGACATTGTaagttgttgctgctgtttggCCAATAGTGGGCATTGCATTgctaatctctggctctcttccatagtttggtttttgtcctgtctttctgCCCATCACCCCCAGCCATTCATTGAAGGATgatggctgcccctctctgAACTTGATACTGTTGGAGGTATCctcctcttaaaagggagtttttcttccccacTTCACCAAGTCCTTCCTCAAAGGGGATTATTCagttgttgggattttctctgtattattgtcgGGTTTCTACCTTACAATAGAAATACTAGACCTCCCGAAAGCCTCAGGAATTTAATAAAGTCACAAATTATAAAGCAAGTTTAGTCTTTTATAGCTCCTAAAACTATATCTttaggtttctttttttgctggaCATCACACTAGTTTCTCTTGTATATCTGATAAATGTTTTTCCCTCTCTGTTGATCATCTGTCCAgattttctttctgcttttcatgCAGTGCATGCTGGACCACCACCATATGTGGAAATCATTTGAAAAAACACACTGACAAATTGTTGCATTAACAAGGAAAAGTGCATGTTTGTTTTGAGGTATTATCAAGAAaggaacagatgacagcagaaGTAATTGAGAACAAGCTGCACACACTCCCAATGTGTTAAAACTGCTGAATAAATATTCTGTCACACCAATGctgtgaaagcaaaaaaaaactctgaacTTCCCATCTGTATCAGCAAAAAGCAGAAGTtggcagaaatgaaatgaaagaaatgaaaggcgtggaaacaactttttttaatgattcGCTTTAGTTTTAACACAGTGCTACTTTTTGGTGCACAAGTTACGAGAAGCTCAACAGAAAGACTTCAGCAATGGCAGAGCAGAGGTTTAACAACACACCCGTCAATCTAAAACCTAAAAAGCGATGCCAGTCAAAAGGTAAGCTAAGCTAATGCTATTCCTTTTTCTCCCCTGTGCATCATTCGTATTCGAGGATTCCAAGGGTCACCATGTGTAAATACCATACAATTGTAATTTCTGATCATGCACCAGTGCAGGTTGATATCTCATCAAGCTTTTCAAATACGGTGCATCAGCAAAAGATATTTTCAAACTCACGCTGTAGATCATGTAGATGAACATCACAATTAATAATTATAGGAGATGTTTTACTGCACAAAGAATATGACTGCTGATACCAACATCTTtgtatttttatcatttcaagcaatgttttttcttttaatggtttttttctgcattattaataaatgtaaaaaaaaaaaaactacctaAACCAAAACAAGTAAGATGATGAGCTTACTAAAACTGCTTCCACAAAAGACAAAATTTCCCTTGATAATGCAAGGTGTGGGTCTAAACctcaaaaaatgaaataaaatataaaataaaagctgtCAGTGACATGAATCTcttgccagacggcagcagctttaGCACCGGTGTCCGGGGTGTGTGCAATCCTGTAAGATGCTGCATGCCCTCTTGAGAAAGCAAGTTCtatacaggtccttcagggagtgAAGAGGATGACCAAAGATTTTTGGGGGCCATAATAACCCTTTGTAGTGCCTTTTAATGTGCCATGGTGCAACTGGAGAACCAAACAGAGATGCAGTATGTCAGCACACTCTCAATGGAGCAACGGTAGACTACAGTCAGCAGCTCCCTCTTCAGGTCGGTTTTTCTGAGGATTTTTAGAAAATGGAGATGCGGTTGGGCCGTTGGTGTTAAGGTCCACGTTGTTGTCTGCACACCAATCCGACAGGGTTGTAACAATGGTGTCTTCATTTGATCTGTTACCTCTGTTTGCGAACTGAAGTGGGTCGCGTGTGGTTGGCAGGCAGGACATACTGTGGCACCGAACCATGTTCTAAAAACACGTTATTATAACAGGTCATAGAGCAAGTTGATCAGTAGTCTTTGAGGCTGCTAAGGTTGGTTTGTTTCGGCAGTGGGACGATTGTGGCTGACTTCAGGCATGGTgggatgcaggactgggacagtgaagCGTTAAAGATCTTAGTGAAGAACCCAGCCAGCTGATCTGtgcattcttttaaaaagagctTAAACATATTTAAGATGCTTGATTCTGTCAACAAATTTGCTGAAATCTTTTCGGCAAAAACTTTTGTGcattgaaaatatttaaaagatgCTTGGATGGAAAATTGTTGTTACTTAGTAACTAATTAACTCCAAATACCAACAAACCAAATCAGATTACTCACTTTTCTTAACCAGGCATTTCTTTTTTACCTGCAATTTAAACATTCTTTATCTTCTGTAATAACATTGTCATTCAATTCCTTCAgttaaaacaaaggaaaacaccATGTTTGAAGAaatgaacatgaaaaataaaggaACTAAACAAACTTCTGACACAAACGGTGAGTTATACAAAGCAAATGCAAAACCACTACTTTTACTACAAGGCATCATGCTAAGTACTGATCAGCCTGTCTTACAAACTGGAAGGGTAGAAAATTTGGTGCCTCATAATCTGCAAATGACAGTGCCCtcaacagaaaaacaatagCAGCAGTTACTTTAACTAATAAACTAGACTTGACATCCACCAAATTACTCAGATTGActaccttttttttccttgccaTGAAATCATTCTTTGTCTTCTGCTACAAGGTTACCCTTTAAGTCTTTCAGTACGAAGGCAGGAAGAAAATTTATATGAAGAAATgaatgtgaaaaacaaagaaactaaaCAAACTTCTGACACAAATGGTGAGTTACACAAAGACAATACAAAAATACTACTTTTGTGACAGGAACTGAAATGAAACTTACTTAGAAACTGGAAGTGTGCTGTTGGCATTTTCCTTACAGGAGCTTAATGACAACATCCTCTCAAGTCATGTTTTGATATGCACAGGATTCACTGTTATTGAAGTTTGATCCATAATTTGGGCTTCACCTTGGTTTTGCCTCTCAACTTTTTCAAatagatttttctgtttttccctaaacaataacaaaaaagtaCATTAATTAGAATGGTTTTATGATTataaaaagacaataaatgaTTTTAAGTTGACACAAGCAATTTAAAATCTTAAATGTAAGAATGAATTTGATTGCTATAATAAGTATTTGTTTCTCCTAGATAAGCAGTGTGCATGTATAAAATCTTGTACATCAGTAACCGCTTGCTGGGGTGTTCTGTTACTGATCATGGCCCTTCGCATCTATTGTGAGTATAACTTTTAAAATTAGTTCATCTGCAATGTGCGTGTAAAGCCAAAGAAgtgttacattttgtttttcagttaccACATTGTTAATTCATAAGAACGAAGACTTAATGAGGAGTCAACTCAACTGGACAAACACCTCAACTGCCTTTGAAACACAGATCAGAGACCTCACTGCAGAAAACCAGAACCTAACAGAACAAATAAAACTCATGAAGATGGAGCTCAGTCTTGGTCCAGGTCAGTGCAGTGTTGATGCCTACTGTCCCAAAGAAAATAACAGTATGCTCCAAATCTATCAGCTAAAAAAATAggtaatgtaaaataaatgtgcACTGATGATCTTTATTAATTGATTTCTATACTTGCAGAAAAGTCATGCAAACATTGTGAGGAGGGCTGGCTCCACTTTGAGTGCAACTGCTATGCAATTAATGATGCTGAACCTCATGAGCAGAAAACCTGGGAAGAAGCTCGAGAAAACTGCAAGGGAAAGATTTCCGATTTGGCTGTTGTAATTAATGCAGCAGAAAAGGTAATAAGAACTGTGGCTCATTAGCACAGATTTATttcataaaaatgcattttcttttaatctAAACACACTGTGTCGCAGTGCCTTAAGCAAAGTATCTGAGTATTTCTAATAACTTTCTCTTTCATCAGAAATATATCAGTGAGAAAAGCTGGAAGAGTTCAGGAGAAAAAGGATACTGGATTGGTCTGAGAGTTGAAAATGGGAAATGGAAATGGGTGGATGGAAGTTATCTGACTAATAAGTAAGAGAAACTTTGAATCAATAAcgatttaaaaatatttttccaaatctggaataaatcagttttgttttttaccaatATTTATAAGCTTTAatcaaacttgtttttttcctcagctCCTGGATTCAGCAGCCTCCTTCTGATGGTCTCTGTGTAATTTCTGTCCAAAACGAAGGATTtaaatcagtgagctgtgaCAAGAAGAAACAATGGATTTGTAAAAAGAGACTCTAACTATTTGAATTACCGCAGTTAGACTTCAGAAGACCTTTGTAATCTACCATGATATCATGTCTACCATGAGATGGGAGTACGTTCACTCCTTTTCCAGAGTTTTCTGGCATACCACACACATCctaaggtcatgagagaggtcctatcttctctttcttttataTGGTATGGCAAACACATCTACacatggccagaggggccgatggcgcgatatggcagcctcgcctctgtcagtctgccccagggcagctgtggctacaaccgtagcttgcctccaccagtgtgtgaatgtgagcgtgaatgaataatggcattgtaaagcgctttgggtgccttgaaaagcgctatataaatccaatccattattacaTACACACGCATACCTACACGTACACACAGACTGGTACTATTTGTTCACACACATGCCTGtttaagatgtcatatgttaatgaaactATGCAtgttcatgtaaccacaataaagagcagtgctaCGGAGGGGCTGACCGAGAGTGACGGAGTTCAAGCGGGAACAGCGCTCGGTCCCGGTTACCTCCCTCATGCACAAGATAACACAAAGAGCTCTGGTGtcttgtgtgttgtttttgccaCTGCAGTAGATTGTCTCAGTTGTTCCAGCAATAGGTTTGTGActagataaacctaacaggctccataaatgctaaagagataagtattatttctcagttgcagtgaatagatagaagaaaataaactgtagaaaactaaacagaagaacGAAGAAGAgaataacaatttaacataaaccatTGACACACTCCAGGGCCTGATCAACtctggcagggcctccttggatgagggtgtctagtgataatggccgaaacacatgatgaatccaaggtccactactgacgatgtgtcccaaattttGATATGATAATGtagatcagatctctaatcattaaacctaaccaaggaaaaATGGCAGATTATCTTGGGTAAAAGACCAAAAATTGAGGCACACAACAATGTTTGCcgctggtaaagtttctggcctgctttcctcataacagccatccctcaagatttTCTCCATTTACAGCAATGTTttatcagggattgtaacatctagtccttttactgaatcatTACCTTCTCTAAAGCCAGAGTTGCACAAATTATAAGGTCACACCTCTGCTAGTTTCTGGTTCTGATAGGAATAAAGATTATTGTTAAAGGTTCAGTGTGTGGCAGGTAGCAATTGGACTCAACCATACAGGAAAAGGGAAAAGAGAACCAACTGAAAAGCAGCTttactgatgaacacaaaccAAGTACAAAATAATGAAGATCAAACACAGATACCAAAAACTGTCACTCCTATCAAGGACCCCATCAAAGTTGGAGGAATACACAAGGCACACAGGAAAAGGGAAACATGACAGGTGACGACTGAGATAATATTTACACTGAGATGATAATGAGGCAACAGGCAAAGGGTAGGAGAACAGCTGACACTAATCAGAGATAATGGGACGGAAAGTAGAACCAAAACCAAAGACATAAGAACTTGACACAGTGACAGATGATAGCAAACACAGAGATAAAAGTGGATTGACAGGTAATTCACTTATCAACTAAGCAATCAGGGAACTAAAGGCACAGATCACAAAATCAATCATAAGGCACAGGAACCAAAACATGACACCCAAACCAGAAGTctaaataataaagaatataGAACCAAACATACAAGATCCGGGTGGTTAGcactgcctcacagcaagaaggtcctgagatCGAGACGCTGAATAAAACGTGGATTTTTGACTGTCCTCACCAGAAAAACTATAGCATCAGTTACTTAGTCTCTTTAAACCACCATAATAGATTTGATTTATTAACTTTTCATTAACCAGTCAGTTTTTTTCTCGGCCTGAAAACACTCTGTGTCTTCTGTTAGAAGGATGTAAACACATGTTTTTTATATGGTTGCACATAAAAGAAATATGTAATAGTGATTTAAATACAATAATTTAATCATTGCATTTCATACAAACTCACATAGCTCATAAGAGTATGAATAATTTTAATTGttgaaataaaaaatttaatttcTGCTAGATAAGAAGCCTGGATGTGTTAAATTGTGTCAATCAGTAGTGATGTTGCTGGGGAATTCTTTCACTAATCATGGTCCTTCTACTCTTCTTTGAGtatagatttaaaaaattacTCTTTCATCTGTGTGTAAAGtgtaaaatgtgactttttgtttgttttaatgttttgtttgggttttgtgtgtgtgtgtgtttgcagttgTTTGTATTAGTTCATAATAATGAACTTTTAATGAAAACTAATCTCAATTTGGCACAAGCCTATTAGAAAAGCTGATGAGACCTGACTGAAGAAAACCAGAACCTTAAGAAGAAAAATGAGCAGCTGGAGACAGAGAAGAAACATaatagaaatacaaaacatGATGACATGATGAGTTCAGTGTTAGTTGAGCTCAGTGGAGCATTGATGCCTGCTGTCCCAAAGAAACAGCATTTTCCAAATCAATTAGCTACAAAAAGACTTAATACAACAGAGTATGTGTGAAAAAggagatattatttatgtttagaAAAGTTCACAATTAATCATTATAGAAGAAGTTTTACTGTACAAAGAATAGGACTGCTGACAGCATTTAGGACAACACAGAGTAAGATGTAAATTGGCACTcggttgtttttcatttgtgtcaCTAAAGGGGGCTtcttcagtgcagtgcagtttgTATACTGAGTTTCTTTTCCCTGTATTAATGCTGGGCGGTGCGTTACTTCGCATCAAAGAATACTGTTGTCTAAAGTATCAgtattttggtatttttgtgTTGTTATATATCTGTATCTGACCATATTCTTAGCTTTAGTGGgttatattaaattaaattattgcCAGAACATTGTGGAATTTtaatttttgattaaaaaaaggttttaatcaAGCCAAGAACAACACTGTTGCCCTAACATGTTTGATTAAGGAAGAAGGAGGGCTGTcctctatatctatatcataCTGTTCACATCaa
This sequence is a window from Oreochromis aureus strain Israel breed Guangdong linkage group 11, ZZ_aureus, whole genome shotgun sequence. Protein-coding genes within it:
- the LOC116333489 gene encoding C-type lectin domain family 17, member A-like; amino-acid sequence: MAEQRFNNTPVNLKPKKRCQSKVKTKENTMFEEMNMKNKGTKQTSDTNGYPLSLSVRRQEENLYEEMNVKNKETKQTSDTNDKQCACIKSCTSVTACWGVLLLIMALRIYFTTLLIHKNEDLMRSQLNWTNTSTAFETQIRDLTAENQNLTEQIKLMKMELSLGPEKSCKHCEEGWLHFECNCYAINDAEPHEQKTWEEARENCKGKISDLAVVINAAEKKYISEKSWKSSGEKGYWIGLRVENGKWKWVDGSYLTNNSWIQQPPSDGLCVISVQNEGFKSVSCDKKKQWICKKRL